Proteins found in one Kwoniella bestiolae CBS 10118 chromosome 1, complete sequence genomic segment:
- a CDS encoding nitrite reductase [NAD(P)H], large subunit, whose protein sequence is MDSASGTSGSSKPPAERIQVMVVGLGMVGIAFIEKMLTLDVAGKYFIRTCGEEPVVAYNRVGLTEYFQHRNIEDLYLNDVSWYAKQNPEHFAFHIGEQVTHIDSENKVVKTSKSNEFKYDILVLATGSVASLPPYMTTERAKTVKGVFVYRSIADLEAIIKYGERPEVKRASVIGGGLLGLEAAKAVYDMKVPEVSILIRQDYPLNRQLDSSAGELVLKKIEKMGVEVKTRCEPSSILTRTDDQGDETFEGFNVKDEKIESDMVIFAIGIQPRDDLARSSGIEIEPKGGIKVGDDLQTSAKGVYAIGECASWRGNFYGLIAPGVEMADILAFNLTQTEGTAAHVPRSMNPPDLSTRLKLMGVDVASFGDYFADIRVAQKPKADPVADGEVAISQPKPSKHRKLAADGPIQCLTYHDPFSATYKKYIFTEDGQHLLGGMMIGDVGDFTKLVAITKKKKKLGVPPSDFILGAKKAGEDDGGDLDDDAVVCSCHNVTKGAIGSCVKSGLTDLAAVKTKTKAGAGCGGCVPMVTNIFKAEMKKSGHKVSTALCPHFKMSRQDLFQIIKIKKLRDFATINETVGTPGTIGCEICKPAVASILSSLYNEHVMKVEHHHNQDTNDRFLANIQRNGTFSVVPRIPGGEISPEKLVAIGKIASEYGLYTKITGGQRIDLFGASKPDLPDIWAKLHAAGLESGHAYGKSLRTVKSCVGTTWCRFGVGDSVGLAIDLENRYRGVRSPHKFKGGVSGCVRECAEAQSKDFGLIATDKGWNIFVGGNGGMKPRHAQLFAQDVPPSKVVRIIDRYLMYYIRTADRLVRTAPWLESLEGGIEKLRKVILEDELGICADLDAEMDNLIGTYEDEWKKAVEDPEARKRFRQFVNTDERRPAIDIIEERGQKRAADWPRDFPSQKFDGSHLMTPESEWKWVSLAGVDDLQVNDQNTTSVAVRYGSDTQLAIFHVPHKGFYATQQMCPHKRAFVLDHGIVGDDKNGDLYVSCPLHKRNFKLDNGDCTNDESLKILTFQARLGEDGQSVQVKLPPAEDLDSVIGSSKWMVKKATAEAFGRNAATAIEIVEPSGELTGEDNTKSNANAGAGGCASSGCGSSALEW, encoded by the exons ATGGACAGCGCAAGTGGTACTTCTGGCTCGTCAAAGCCTCCCGCTGAAAGGATACAGGTCATGGTGGTTGGCTTAGGAATGGTAGGGATAG CGTTCATCGAAAAGATGCTTACTTTGGACGTCGCTGGAAAGTACTTCATCCGGACTTGCGGAGAAGAGCCGGTGGTAGCGTACAACAGAGTGGGATTGACCG AATACTTCCAGCACAGGAATATTGAGGATTTATACTTAAACGACGTGTCATGGTATGCCAAGCAGAATCCAGAGCACTTTGCGTTTCATATTGGTGAACAG GTTACGCACATCGATTCCGAGAATAAGGTAGTGAAAACCTCCAAGTCAAATGAATTCAA ATACGATATATTAGTCCTTGCCACTGGGTCGGTAGCCAGTCTACCGCCATACATGACGACCGAACGAGCGAAGACCGTGAAAGGTGTCTTCGTATATCGAAGTATCGCAGACCTCGAGGCGATTATCAAGTATGGCGAAAGACCAGAAGTAAAGCGAGCCTCGGTCATCGGCGGAGGG TTGCTGGGATtggaagctgccaaagcAGTGTACGACATGAAGGTACCCGAGGTCTCGATCCTGATCAGACAAGATTACCCTCTAAATCGACAACTCGATTCTTCCGCTGGAGAGTTGGTtttgaagaagatcgagaaaaTGGGTGTGGAGGTGAAAACTCGCTGCGAACCATCTTCGATCCTGACTCGTAcggatgatcaaggtgatgaAACCTTCGAAGGCTTTAATgtcaaagatgagaagatcgaaTCGGATATGGTCATTTTTGCGATTGGTATTCAGCCTCGAGATGATCTCGCGCGAAGCAGTGGGATCGAAATAGAGCCGAAAGGCGGTATCAAAGTAGGCGATGATCTTCAGACCAGCGCCAAGGGCGTATATGCGATTGGAGAGTGCGCGAGTTGGAGAGGTAATTTTTATGGATTGATTGCTCCTGGTGTGGAGATGGCAGATATACTTGCATTCAACTTG ACCCAGACGGAAGGAACCGCCGCGCACGTCCCGCGATCAATGAACCCGCCCGACTTGTCAACGCGTCTCAAGCTCATGGGAGTCGACGTAGCATCTTTTGGAGACTATTTTGCCGACATCCGAGTTGCTCAGAAGCCCAAAGCCGATCCAGTGGCGGACGGCGAGGTGGCCATCTCACAGCCTAAACCAAGCAAGCATCGTAAACTCGCTGCGGACGGTCCTATACAATGCTTGACATATCATGACCCCTTTTCAGCGACTTATAAGAAGTATATCTTCACTGAAGATGGTCAGCACTTGCTGGGTGGCATGATGATTGGTGATGTTGGGGATTTCACCAAGTTGGTTGCGATCActaagaagaag AAAAAGCTGGGCGTGCCGCCTTCCGACTTCATCCTTGGTGCTAAGAAGGCTGGCGAGGACGACGGAGGCGATCTGGACGATGATGCGGTGGTCTGCTCATGTCAC AACGTGACTAAGGGTGCTATCGGATCTTGCGTCAAATCTGGTCTCACAGACTTGGCAGCGGTCAAAACCAAGACAAAGGCCGGAGCGGGTTGTGGAGGGTGTGTTCCCATGGTGACCAACATCTTCAAAGCGGAAATGAAGAAGTCAGGCCACAAAGTATCTACAGC TCTCTGCCCGCACTTCAAGATGTCCCGACAAGACTTGTTCCAAATTATCAAAATCAAGAAACTACGAGATTTCGCCACCATAAACGAAACGGTCGGTACACCTGGGACGATCGGTTGTGAGATCTGTAAACCTGCTGTGGCATCGATACTCTCGAGTCTGTACAATGAGCATGTTATGAAAGTTGAACATCACCATAATCAAGATACCAATGATAG GTTCCTAGCGAATATCCAACGAAATGGAACTTTCTCGGTGGTTCCTCGTATACCAGGTGGAGAGATCAGTCCAGAAAAGCTGGTAGCTATCGGTAAGATAGCGAGTGAATATGGTTTATATACCAAGATCACAGGGG GTCAACGAATTGATCTGTTCGGAGCGTCCAAACCTGACTTACCAGACATATGGGCGAAACTCCATGCAGCGGGATTGGAATCCGGTCATGCTTATGGTAAATCGCTGAGGACTGTCAAGTCATGCGTGGGGACAACGTGGTGTAGGTTCGGAGTGGGAGATTCAGTGGGTTTGGCTATTGATTTGGAAAACAGGTATAGGGGTGTCAGAA GTCCACACAAGTTCAAAGGTGGCGTTTCAGGCTGTGTGAGGGAATGCGCCGAAGCTCAAAGTAAAGATTTCGGATTGATAGCTACTGATAAAGGGTGGAACA TCTTCGTGGGTGGTAACGGAGGTATGAAACCTCGACATGCCCAATTATTCGCTCAGGACGTACCTCCTTCCAAGGTGGTCCGAATCATCGATCgatat TTGATGTACTACATCCGAACGGCAGATAGGTTAGTACGTACCGCCCCCTGGCTAGAATCGCTGGAAGGTggtatcgag AAACTTCGAAAAGTCAtcttggaagatgaattgggaATATGCGCAGACCTAGACGCAGAGATGGATAATCTCATAGGGACGTACGAGGATGAATGGAAGAAGGCTGTGGAGGACCCAGAGGCTCGGAAGAGGTTCAGGCAATTTGTCAATACC GACGAACGCAGACCCGCCATTGACATCATCGAAGAACGAGGTCAAAAGCGAGCGGCAGATTGGCCGAGGGATTTCCCTTCCCAGAAATTCGACGGTTCGCATCTAATGACTCCTGAGAGCGAGTGGAAGTGGGTATCTTTGGCTGGTGTAGATGATCTACAGGTCAATGATCAGAATACCAC GAGTGTAGCCGTTCGATATGGTTCCGACACCCAACTGGCAATCTTCCACGTCCCTCACAAAGGGTTCTACGCGACTCAGCAGATGTGTCCTCACAAACGGGCGTTCGTGCTGGATCATGGAATCGTAGGGGACGATAAGAACGGTGATCTATATGTATCTTGTCC ACTGCACAAACGAAATTTCAAATTGGATAACGGAGACTGTACGAACGACGAGTCCCTGAAGATCTTAACCTTCCAAGCGCGCttgggagaagatggtcaatCGGTGCAAGTCAAACTACCTCCCGCAGAGGATCTCGATAGTGTTATAGGATCTTCCAAGT GGATGGTCAAGAAAGCCACGGCAGAAGCGTTCGGTAGGAATGCAGCTACTGCCATTGAGATTGTTGAGCCGTCTGGTGAATTGACGGGGGAGGATAATACCAAGTCCAATGCCAATGCGGGAGCGGGAGGGTGTGCGTCGAGTGGTTGTGGTAGTTCCGCCTTGGAGTGGTAG